The Chitinophagaceae bacterium genome window below encodes:
- a CDS encoding transglycosylase domain-containing protein translates to MLNPLPISAKLFYPQEYCLLKNKLLELISTPSISDKNDLLKNILISGEDHRFRYHMGFDIIAIIRAIKNRLLYKKKEGASTIEQQLVRVLTNNFERTFKRKIKEILLATTLRYIIPRKSIPSAYLQIAYYGTNMIGLKAALKKLKIPASEDLSVENAAEIVARIKYPEPRIISPKRTEQILVRKNHLLTLYKNIEPEKY, encoded by the coding sequence ATGTTAAACCCTTTACCCATATCTGCAAAGCTTTTTTACCCACAAGAATATTGTTTGCTCAAAAACAAATTACTTGAACTCATCTCAACACCTTCCATTTCTGACAAAAATGACCTATTGAAAAACATTTTGATTTCAGGTGAAGATCATAGATTCCGCTATCACATGGGATTTGATATTATTGCTATTATTAGAGCTATAAAAAACAGGCTACTTTATAAAAAAAAAGAAGGAGCGAGCACAATTGAGCAACAATTAGTAAGAGTATTAACAAACAATTTTGAAAGAACTTTTAAAAGGAAAATTAAAGAAATCTTATTAGCAACTACATTGAGATATATTATTCCTAGAAAATCAATTCCTTCAGCATATCTACAGATCGCTTATTATGGCACAAATATGATTGGATTAAAAGCTGCATTAAAGAAGCTTAAAATACCTGCTTCCGAAGATTTGTCCGTAGAAAATGCTGCTGAAATTGTTGCAAGAATAAAGTACCCTGAACCAAGAATTATTTCGCCAAAGAGAACAGAACAAATTCTTGTTCGTAAGAACCATTTATTAACACTTTACAAAAACATCGAACCAGAAAAATACTAA
- a CDS encoding alpha/beta hydrolase produces MNRTVRKTAAYLLLIVSVIFLLFVFLPRTYDTPKLQARAGTAFWNLSTGSRIGYTYFKGKGERKPYPLIFLNGGPGGAVTDDAIQLRSKLSDDGYDVYLYDQVGSGQSARLKNIAEYTPDRHRKDLEEIIHKIGAEKVILVGHSWGAILAVLFAAENQCMIDRIIFTCPGPIYPFHKEVLSVKAPDSLHLQAPVFTNAQGNKKANNIRTKAMAYFATHFGWKIAGDVEADEFETLLEYELNKSTVRDTSKIAPPSPGGGFYAAIMTFKNLLTVNDPRPKLQHSAIPVLVMKAQYDNQQWGFTNEYLELFSNHKLAVIPNAGHAISVEQPELYLKTIREFLAQ; encoded by the coding sequence ATGAACCGAACAGTACGTAAAACAGCTGCTTACTTATTACTCATTGTGTCCGTCATCTTCCTGTTGTTTGTATTTCTTCCACGAACATATGATACACCTAAACTGCAGGCAAGAGCAGGTACAGCGTTCTGGAATTTGTCAACAGGTTCACGAATTGGTTATACATACTTCAAAGGCAAAGGCGAACGGAAACCCTATCCGCTTATTTTTTTAAATGGTGGCCCCGGTGGTGCTGTTACAGATGATGCTATTCAGTTACGATCAAAACTTTCTGATGATGGTTATGATGTGTACCTGTACGACCAGGTGGGAAGCGGTCAGTCGGCAAGACTGAAAAATATTGCTGAGTACACACCTGACAGGCATCGAAAAGATCTGGAAGAGATCATCCATAAAATTGGCGCAGAGAAAGTGATTTTAGTTGGTCATTCGTGGGGTGCAATTTTAGCGGTATTGTTTGCTGCAGAAAATCAATGCATGATCGACAGAATCATTTTCACCTGCCCCGGCCCCATCTATCCTTTTCATAAAGAAGTACTGTCAGTAAAAGCGCCCGACAGTCTGCATTTACAGGCACCTGTTTTTACCAATGCACAGGGAAATAAAAAAGCAAATAATATCCGCACAAAAGCAATGGCTTATTTCGCAACTCATTTTGGATGGAAGATTGCAGGCGATGTGGAAGCAGATGAATTTGAAACCCTGCTGGAATATGAACTGAATAAATCAACAGTTCGTGATACGTCTAAGATTGCACCGCCTTCACCAGGAGGTGGTTTTTATGCGGCCATCATGACCTTTAAAAATTTACTCACTGTAAATGATCCAAGACCCAAACTGCAGCATTCAGCTATTCCTGTTTTAGTGATGAAAGCGCAGTATGATAACCAGCAATGGGGATTTACCAATGAATACCTGGAGCTTTTCTCCAATCATAAACTGGCTGTTATTCCAAATGCAGGACATGCAATATCTGTTGAACAGCCGGAACTGTACTTGAAAACAATCAGGGAATTTCTTGCACAGTAA